A region of Vigna radiata var. radiata cultivar VC1973A chromosome 6, Vradiata_ver6, whole genome shotgun sequence DNA encodes the following proteins:
- the LOC106763919 gene encoding protein YIPF1 homolog gives MEESSYTGLPTSHLLGSVPAVITEENNTTKHVATDASMQIFPPNNGVDRGTGYQTVGGRTEAFEQQPANNWRGVFSISSYSQYFDVDTDVVVIRLISSLNPVAGDFFSKIDANPDLYGLIWISTTLVFVLAALGNLATFLMQKHADNSTSWSFDVSYMNVAACSIYGYAIVVPLAYYFFLQYMGSNASLIRFWCMWGYSLTIFIMSSFLLLIPVEFLRWVIILLTGVASASFVALNLRSYIEGNELSVAIIAAFFLQIALAIFIKVWFFP, from the exons ATGGAGGAGTCTTCCTACACCGGTCTTCCCACTAGCCACTTGCTCGGTTCAGTTCCT GCTGTCATTACTGAAGAAAATAATACCACGAAACATGTGG CCACTGATGCGAGTATGCAAATATTCCCTCCAAACAATGGAGTAGACCGAGGAACTGGATATCAAACGGTTGGCGGCCGAACTG AAGCTTTTGAACAACAGCCAGCAAACAACTGGAGAGGAGTCTTTAGCATCTCATCGTATTCACAGTATTTTGATGTAGACACGGATGTTGTCGTAATCAGATTAATAAGTTCTCTTAATCCAGTTGCGGGAGACTTCTTCAGCAAGATAGATGCTAACCCTGATTT ATATGGGCTTATATGGATCTCAACAACACTGGTGTTTGTGCTTGCCGCACTTGGAAATCTGGCTACGTTCCTTATGCAAAAACATGCTGATAACAGTACGTCGTGGAGCTTTGATGTCAGCTATATGAACGTGGCTGCATGCTCAATCTACGGTTATGCAATTGTGGTCCCGTTGGCATACTACTTCTTCCTTCAGTATATGGGTTCAAATGCCAGCCTTATAAGATTTTGGTGCATGTGGGGTTATTCTCTCACCATTTTCATCATGTCTTCG TTCCTGTTGTTAATTCCTGTTGAGTTTCTTCGGTGGGTTATAATACTCCTTACGGGTGTTGCCTCAGCAAGCTTTGTTGCTTTAAACCTGAGGTCTTACATAGAAGGCAATGAGCTTTCGGTGGCGATTATTGCAGCATTTTTCTTGCAAATAGCTTTGGCAATCTTCATCAAGGTTTGGTTCTTTCCGTAG
- the LOC106764975 gene encoding delta-1-pyrroline-5-carboxylate synthase: MESAVDRSRGFMKDVKRVIIKVGTAVVTREEGRLAVGRLGALCEQIKQLNSLGYDIILVSSGAVGIGRQRLHFRKLINSSFADLQKPQLELDGKACAAVGQNSLMALYDTLFTQLDVTSAQLLVTDNDFRDKDFRKQLTETVKSLLALKVIPVFNENDAVSTRKAPYEDSSGIFWDNDSLSALLALELKADLLVLLSDVEGLYSGPPSDPHSKLIYTYNKEKHQSEITFGDKSRVGRGGMTAKVKAAVHAAEAGIPVVITSGFAPENIINVLQGQRIGTLFHKDAHEWAQVKEVDAREMAVAARECSRRLQALSSEERKQILLKIADALEANEKIIRIENEADVTAAQEAGYEKSLVARLALKPGKIASLANNMRIIANMEDPIGRVLKRTELSDGLILEKTSSPLGVLLIVFESRPDALVQIASLAIRSGNGLLLKGGKEAKRSNAILHKVIIEAIPDNVGGKLIGLVTSREEIPELLKLDDVIDLVIPRGSNKLVSQIKSSTKIPVLGHADGICHVYVDKSANVEMAKRIVLDAKIDYPAACNAMETLLIHKDLIEKGWLNEIILDLRTEGVILYGGPVASSLLNIPQAHSFHHEYSSLACTVEIVDDVYAAIDHINLHGSAHTDSIVAEDNEVANVFLRQVDSAAVFHNASTRFSDGARFGLGAEVGISTSRIHARGPVGVEGLLTTRWILKGRGQVVDGDRGVVYTHKDLAI, encoded by the exons ATGGAGAGCGCGGTGGATCGTTCTCGGGGTTTCATGAAGGACGTGAAGCGTGTGATCATCAAAGTTGGCACCGCGGTGGTCACTCGCGAAGAAGGAAGGTTAGCGGTTGGAAGATTGGGAGCTCTGTGCGAGCAGATTAAGCAACTCAACTCTCTCGGATACGACATTATACTCGTCTCCTCTGGCGCCGTCGGTATTGGACGGCAAAGGCTACATTTCCGTAAATTAATCAACAGCAGCTTCGCCGACCTTCAGAAACCCCAACTCGAACTCGACGGCAAGGCCTGCGCTGCCGTTGGACAGAACAGTCTCATGGCTCTCTACGATACGCTGTTCACTCAG CTCGATGTGACATCGGCTCAGCTTCTTGTGACGGATAACGATTTTCGAGATAAGGATTTCAGGAAGCAGCTTACTGAGACTGTGAAGTCGCTGTTGGCGCTGAAGGTTATTCCGGTGTTCAATGAGAACGATGCCGTTAGTACCAGGAAGGCTCCCTATGAG GATTCTTCTGGTATATTTTGGGATAATGATAGTTTATCTGCTTTATTAGCCTTGGAGTTAAAAGCCGATCTCCTTGTTTTGTTGAGTGATGTAGAAGGTCTTTACAGTGGCCCTCCAAGTGACCCACATTCAAAGCttatttatacatataacaAGGAAAAACATCAAAGTGAAATTACTTTTGGTGACAAGTCTAGAGTGGGAAGAGGCGGAATGACTGCCAAAGTAAAAGCTGCGGTTCATGCAGCTGAAGCTGGCATTCCTGTTGTTATTACCAG TGGTTTTGCACCTGAGAATATCATTAATGTTCTCCAAGGACAACGTATAGGAACTCTCTTCCATAAAGATGCACATGAGTGGGCTCAAGTAAAAGAGGTTGATGCACGTGAGATGGCTGTTGCGGCCAGGGAATGTTCCAGAAGGCTCCAG GCCTTATCTTCAGAGGAAAGGaaacaaattttacttaaaatagcTGATGCCCTGGAagcaaatgaaaaaataatcagGATTGAAAATGAAGCTGATGTTACTGCTGCACAAGAAGCAGGATATGAAAAATCCTTGGTGGCTAGGCTAGCTTTAAAACCTGGGAAG ATTGCAAGTCTTGCAAACAACATGCGAATTATTGCCAATATGGAAGATCCAATTGGTCGAGTATTAAAACGTACTGAG CTTTCAGATGGGCTAATTTTGGAAAAGACATCATCTCCTTTGGGAGTGCTCCTTATTGTTTTTGAGTCACGTCCTGATGCTCTTGTACAG ATAGCTTCATTGGCAATCCGAAGTGGGAATGGGCTTCTCTTGAAAGGTGGCAAAGAAGCTAAGCGATCAAATGCAATTTTGCACAAA GTAATTATTGAGGCCATACCAGATAATGTTGGTGGAAAACTTATAGGACTTGTGACCTCAAGGGAAGAAATCCCTGAGCTACTTAAG CTGGATGACGTAATTGATCTGGTAATTCCAAGAGGCAGTAACAAACTTGTTTCTCAGATCAAGAGTTCAACTAAAATTCCTGTTTTAGGTCATGCTG ATGGAATTTGCCATGTCTATGTTGATAAGTCTGCTAATGTGGAGATGGCAAAGCGGATTGTATTAGATGCAAAAATTGATTATCCGGCAGCCTGCAATGCCATG GAAACACTTCTTATCCACAAGGATTTGATAGAGAAAGGTTGGCTCAATGAGATCATTCTTGACCTTCGAACTGAAG GCGTTATATTATATGGAGGACCTGTGGCAAGTTCTCTGTTAAATATTCCACAAGCACATTCATTTCATCATGAGTACAGTTCGCTGGCTTGCACCGTCGAAATTGTGGATGACGTGTATGCAGCTATTGATCATATAAATCTGCATGGAAG TGCACATACTGATTCGATTGTTGCTGAAGATAACGAAGTAGCTAATGTGTTTCTACGCCAAGTAGACag TGCTGCTGTTTTTCACAATGCAAGCACCAGATTCAGTGATGGGGCACGATTTGGACTAGGCGCAGAG GTTGGAATTAGTACAAGCAGGATTCATGCTCGAGGTCCAGTAGGAGTTGAGGGATTGTTAACAACAAGATG GATACTAAAAGGAAGGGGACAAGTGGTAGATGGTGATAGAGGCGTTGTCTACACCCACAAAGACcttgcaatttaa
- the LOC106765205 gene encoding folylpolyglutamate synthase isoform X1, which produces MSDQEVGKGSPKSSSLSPYEEAMEALSSLITRRTRADASNVGDQFDLLFDYLKMLDLEDPIANMKVIHVAGTKGKGSTCTFTESILRNCGFRTGLFTSPHLIDIRERFRLDGKEICEEKFLAYFWWCYDRLKEKTDENIPMPTYFRFLALLGFKIFAAEQVDVAILEVGLGGKYDATNVVRAPVVCGITSLGYDHMEILGNTLGEIAGEKAGIFKNGIPAFTVPQPDEAMHVLEEKASQLNVSLQVVTPLDAQLLNGLRLGLEGEHQYVNAALAISLCFTWLKRTGHVGDIYLEQTDKLPEQFIKGLTSASLQGRAQIVPDQHLKGERSNRLVFFLDGAHSPESMEVCARWFSLAIKEYNPDQTLFHQQLDNSKFSHEVVKTHNGERVSQGKSTPILLFNCLTVRDPQLLLPHLMKTCADNGVYFKKALFVPSLSVFNKVGPQAFTLSDPKVDLSWQFNLQRVWENLMQSSKGKNTDIVSEELKDDMETSASNCEHSAVFPSLPLAIKWLRDRVQQNQSLRLQVLVTGSLHLVGDVLNLVKK; this is translated from the exons ATGTCTGACCAAG AAGTCGGTAAAGGGTCTCCAAAATCTTCTTCTTTGAGTCCCTATGAAGAAGCTATGGAGGCTTTGTCGTCTTTGATCACTAGACGCACTCGGGCTGATGCTAGCAATGTGGGGGATCAGTTTGACCTGTTGTTTGATTACCTGAAG ATGCTAGatttggaggacccaattgcgAATATGAAGGTTATCCATGTGGCTGGGACCAAAGGGAAG GGATCTACATGCACCTTCACAGAATCTATATTACGTAACTGTGGTTTTCGTACTGGACTCTTTACATCTCCTCATCTCATTGATATCAGAGAAAGATTCCGTTTGGATGG AAAGGAAATCTGTGAAGAGAAATTTTTAGCATATTTCTGGTGGTGTTATGACAGACTGAAG GAAAAAACTGATGAAAACATTCCAATGCCCACTTATTTCCGTTTTCTTGCCTTACTTGGCTTCAAGATATTTGCAGCAGAGCAG GTTGATGTTGCTATATTGGAGGTTGGATTAGGTGGCAAGTATGATGCCACAAATGTG GTTCGTGCCCCTGTTGTGTGTGGAATAACTTCTCTAGGGTATGACCACATGGAGATTCTTG GGAATACTCTGGGAGAAATTGCTGGTGAGAAGGCGGGTATCTTCAAG AATGGGATTCCAGCTTTTACAGTGCCTCAACCTGACGAAGCAATGCATGTACTTGAAGAGAAGGCTTCTCAACTAAAT GTATCTCTTCAAGTGGTTACTCCATTAGATGCCCAATTGCTAAATGGTTTAAGACTTGGACTTGAAGGTGAGCACCAATATGTAAATGCTGCTCTTGCTATTTCACTGTGCTTTACGTGGCTGAAAAGGACTGGGCATGTTGGAGATATCTATTTGGAACAGACT GACAAGTTGCCAGAGCAGTTCATAAAAGGTTTAACTAGTGCAAGTTTGCAAGGAAGGGCACAGATTGTTCCTGACCAACACCTGAAGGGTGAAAGATCAAATagacttgttttctttttagatgGGGCTCACAGTCCTGAAAGCATGGAAGTGTGTGCAAGGTGGTTTTCTCTGGCCATTAAAGAGTACAACCCAGACCAAACCTTGTTTCATCAGCAACTGGATAATTCTAAATTCTCACATGAAGTAGTGAAGACGCACAATGGAGAAAGAGTATCCCAGGGAAAATCCACTCCG ATATTGCTGTTCAATTGTTTGACTGTTAGGGATCCGCAGTTGCTTCTTCCTCACTTAATGAAAACGTGTGCTGATAACG GTGTCTACTTCAAGAAGGCGCTTTTTGTACCAAGTTTGTCTGTGTTTAATAAAGTTGGACCCCAGGCTTTTACTCTCTCTGATCCCAAAGTTGATCTGTCATGGCAGTTCAATCTTCAAAGAGTGTGGGAAAATCTCATGCAAAGCAGCAAAG GTAAAAACACCGACATTGTTTCTGAAGAACTAAAAGATGACATGGAAACGAGTGCCAGTAACTGTGAACACAGCGCAGTGTTTCCGTCACTGCCATTGGCAATCAAATGGCTTAGGGACAGAGTGCAACAGAATCAGTCACTTCGTTTACAG GTCCTTGTAACTGGCTCTTTACATCTTGTTGGGGATGTGTTGAACTTAGTCAAGAAGTGA
- the LOC106764120 gene encoding uncharacterized protein At2g39795, mitochondrial, which translates to MAFNSILRKSSSFVRALAVAGQLTKNNHLGHRTLIFSAINHHKDSFVPKFHFSSAAARKKPTSDENLLRVIESEIECAKEADDHNAEEEVPSNFPFKIIDSPGHQTITLERTYQDEEIKVEVHMPDLVTGEGNNDDDDNEGERAPQSSIPLSVSVSKKGGPYLEFNCVGYPDEIIIDSLSVKNPDLTEDQIAYEGPDFQDLDENLQKSFHRYLEIRGIKPSTTNFLHEYMINKDSKEYLVWLNKLKNFVQA; encoded by the exons ATGGCGTTCAACTCAATTCTTCGCAAGTCGAGTTCTTTTGTGAGGGCCCTTGCGGTGGCGGGTCAATTGACGAAGAATAACCACCTGGGTCACCGCACCTTAATTTTCTCTGCCATCAACCACCACAAGGATTCGTTTGTTCCAAAGTTTCACTTTTCTTCTGCAGCTGCCCGGAAGAAACCAACCTCCGATGAGAACCTTCTCCGAGTCATCGAATCCGAAATCGAATGCGCCAAGGAAGCTGACGATCACAACGCA GAGGAAGAGGTTCCGagtaattttccttttaaaataattgatagtCCCGGACATCAAACTATAACGCTCGAGAGAACGTACCAAGATGAGGAAATTAAGGTAGAAGTTCACATGCCTGATCTGGTTACTGGGGAAGGAAATAACGACGATGATGATAATGAGGGTGAAAGAGCTCCTCAGTCTAGCATTCCACTTTCGGTCAGTGTTTCCAAGAAGGGTGGACCCTATCTAGAGTTTAACTGTGTGGGTTACCCTGATGAGATTATTATTGATAGTTTGTCTGTCAAGAATCCTGATCTTACCGAGGATCAAATTGCCTACGAGGGACCAGACTTTCA GGACTTGGATGAGAATTTGCAGAAGTCTTTCCATAGGTATTTGGAAATCAGAGGAATCAAACCCAGCACAACCAATTTCTTGCATGAGTACATGATCAACAAGGACAGTAAAGAGTACTTGGTGTGGCTGAATAAGCTCAAGAACTTCGTTCAAGCGTGA
- the LOC106765122 gene encoding protein NEDD1 isoform X2, with the protein MLHNLASGQKAAELKDPNQQMLRVLDYSRVSRHLLVTAGDDGTVHLWDTTGRSPKVSWTKQHSAPTAGISFSPSNDKIIASVGLDKKMYIYDSGSRRPSSYISYEAPFSSLAFRDDGWMLAAGTSNGRVAFYDVRGKPQPVAVLHAYGSSEAVTSLCWQRSKPVVVDERNCTAETALVGDTVEDSILMPDPLPSTTSSNISLSTSMLNPRNSGRVGVSIDAASFVTSGSSFPSNVPNVSTAEETPQRNNLWPGGNLSRLHAPRGSYNLKDDMEVFSPLVDVQPLTPSLWDENGMKKDNLFSDRKPMLFPSSSRRFSNAEEGMSDHPISDWKSGSSVKQDITQSSFPLAGSTPPPPSKSEDSSITPPEAWGGERLSEKYAYQRQPVTVPSRFGMLGSSGQTAGSMLSGLQDTSSSMGVSSYASSSLSLANIRTKDASTSQETSLGFTDHTFSTSLPLSVNAKSSLGQANIESPKILDSPRMSAFNRRFSTYAERISTTSTFSDGVSLSVGSPKIKKSGAETREELLNSLLLKSDTSAPTESGSFPLTSGVIPQQKASQPDPQGSSFTLQLFQRTLEETLDSFQKSIHEDMRNLHIEILRQFHMQETEMSTVMNSLMENQAELMKEVKSLRKENQQLRQML; encoded by the exons ATGCTTCATAACCTTGCTTCTGGGCAAAAGGCTGCTGAGCTCAAAGATCCCAATCAACAG ATGTTGAGAGTTCTTGATTATTCTAGAGTTAGTCGTCACCTTCTTGTGACTGCTGGTGATGATGGGACAGTACATTTGTGGGATACAACTGGTCGCAGCCCTAAG GTTTCATGGACAAAGCAGCATTCTGCTCCAACTGCTGGTATTAGCTTCTCTCCATCCAATGACAAG ATCATTGCTAGTGTTGGccttgataaaaaaatgtacattTATGATTCTGGATCTAGAAGACCATCATCTTACATTTCTTATGAAGCACCTTTCTCTTCATTGGCCTTTAGAGATGACGGTTGGATGCTGGCTGCTGGAACTAGCAATGGCCGTGTGGCATTCTATGATGTTCGTGGCAAACCACAACCTGTTGCTGTCCTTCATGCTTATGGTAGTTCTGAG GCTGTTACGAGCTTATGCTGGCAAAGGTCTAAACCAGTTGTTGTTGATGAAAGAAATTGCACTGCAGAGACTGCTCTTGTGGGAGATACAGTCGAAGATTCAATACTTATGCCTGATCCTTTACCTTCTACAACTTCATCAAACATTTCTCTATCGACATCCATGCTGAATCCTAGGAACTCTGGTCGGGTGGGTGTCTCCATTGATGCTGCTTCATTTGTGACATCTGGCAGTAGTTTTCCTTCCAACGTACCAAATGTATCAACTGCAGAAGAAACTCCACAACGAAACAATTTATGGCCAGGTGGAAACCTGTCAAGATTGCATGCTCCCCGTGGTAGTTATAACCTAAAGGATGACATGGAGGTGTTCTCTCCTCTTGTGGATGTTCAACCATTAACGCCCTCTCTATGGGATGAAAATGGGATGAAGAaggataatttattttctgataGGAAACCTATGTTGTTTCCTTCATCTAGTCGAAGATTTTCAAATGCCGAGGAAGGAATGAGTGACCATCCTATATCTGATTGGAAATCTGGCTCATCTGTCAAGCAG GATATTACTCAGTCTTCCTTTCCCCTTGCGGGGTCaactcctcctcctccttcaaAGAGTGAAGATTCTTCTATCACTCCTCCTGAAGCCTGGGGTGGTGAGCGGTTAAGTGAAAAGTATGCTTATCAACGTCAGCCTGTCACTGTACCCTCTCGTTTTGGGATGTTGGGTTCTAGTGGTCAGACAGCAGGATCAATGTTATCTGGATTACAGGATACTTCCTCGTCTATGGGTGTTAGTTCCTATGCCAGTTCAAGCCTGAGTTTAGCTAATATACGTACCAAGGATGCCTCTACAAGCCAGGAGACTTCCTTGGGATTTACTGATCACACTTTCTCAACTTCTTTGCCTTTGTCCGTCAATGCAAAATCCAGCCTTGGACAAGCAAACATTGAGTCCCCAAAAATCCTTGATTCCCCGAGAATGTCAGCTTTTAATAGAAGATTTTCTACTTATGCTGAAAGAATAAGCACTACGTCTACCTTCAGCGACGGAGTTTCCCTTTCAGTTGGCTCTCCTAAGATTAAGAAATCAGGAGCCGAAACCAGAGAAGAACTTCTAAATAGCTTGCTGTTGAAGTCTGATACATCTGCTCCAACAGAATCTGGCTCATTTCCACTGACAAGT GGAGTAATCCCACAACAGAAAGCATCTCAGCCAGACCCACAAGGATCTTCATTTACACTTCAGCTTTTTCAACGGACCCTGGAAGAAACCCTGGATTCCTTCCAGAAATCCATACACGAGGATATGAGAAACCTTcatattgaaattttaagacAGTTTCATATGCAAGAG ACGGAAATGTCAACTGTAATGAACTCTCTTATGGAAAACCAAGCTGAGTTGATGAAAGAAGTGAAGTCCCTTCGTAAGGAAAATCAGCAACTCAGACAAATGCTTTGA
- the LOC106765205 gene encoding folylpolyglutamate synthase isoform X2 — MSDQVGKGSPKSSSLSPYEEAMEALSSLITRRTRADASNVGDQFDLLFDYLKMLDLEDPIANMKVIHVAGTKGKGSTCTFTESILRNCGFRTGLFTSPHLIDIRERFRLDGKEICEEKFLAYFWWCYDRLKEKTDENIPMPTYFRFLALLGFKIFAAEQVDVAILEVGLGGKYDATNVVRAPVVCGITSLGYDHMEILGNTLGEIAGEKAGIFKNGIPAFTVPQPDEAMHVLEEKASQLNVSLQVVTPLDAQLLNGLRLGLEGEHQYVNAALAISLCFTWLKRTGHVGDIYLEQTDKLPEQFIKGLTSASLQGRAQIVPDQHLKGERSNRLVFFLDGAHSPESMEVCARWFSLAIKEYNPDQTLFHQQLDNSKFSHEVVKTHNGERVSQGKSTPILLFNCLTVRDPQLLLPHLMKTCADNGVYFKKALFVPSLSVFNKVGPQAFTLSDPKVDLSWQFNLQRVWENLMQSSKGKNTDIVSEELKDDMETSASNCEHSAVFPSLPLAIKWLRDRVQQNQSLRLQVLVTGSLHLVGDVLNLVKK; from the exons ATGTCTGACCAAG TCGGTAAAGGGTCTCCAAAATCTTCTTCTTTGAGTCCCTATGAAGAAGCTATGGAGGCTTTGTCGTCTTTGATCACTAGACGCACTCGGGCTGATGCTAGCAATGTGGGGGATCAGTTTGACCTGTTGTTTGATTACCTGAAG ATGCTAGatttggaggacccaattgcgAATATGAAGGTTATCCATGTGGCTGGGACCAAAGGGAAG GGATCTACATGCACCTTCACAGAATCTATATTACGTAACTGTGGTTTTCGTACTGGACTCTTTACATCTCCTCATCTCATTGATATCAGAGAAAGATTCCGTTTGGATGG AAAGGAAATCTGTGAAGAGAAATTTTTAGCATATTTCTGGTGGTGTTATGACAGACTGAAG GAAAAAACTGATGAAAACATTCCAATGCCCACTTATTTCCGTTTTCTTGCCTTACTTGGCTTCAAGATATTTGCAGCAGAGCAG GTTGATGTTGCTATATTGGAGGTTGGATTAGGTGGCAAGTATGATGCCACAAATGTG GTTCGTGCCCCTGTTGTGTGTGGAATAACTTCTCTAGGGTATGACCACATGGAGATTCTTG GGAATACTCTGGGAGAAATTGCTGGTGAGAAGGCGGGTATCTTCAAG AATGGGATTCCAGCTTTTACAGTGCCTCAACCTGACGAAGCAATGCATGTACTTGAAGAGAAGGCTTCTCAACTAAAT GTATCTCTTCAAGTGGTTACTCCATTAGATGCCCAATTGCTAAATGGTTTAAGACTTGGACTTGAAGGTGAGCACCAATATGTAAATGCTGCTCTTGCTATTTCACTGTGCTTTACGTGGCTGAAAAGGACTGGGCATGTTGGAGATATCTATTTGGAACAGACT GACAAGTTGCCAGAGCAGTTCATAAAAGGTTTAACTAGTGCAAGTTTGCAAGGAAGGGCACAGATTGTTCCTGACCAACACCTGAAGGGTGAAAGATCAAATagacttgttttctttttagatgGGGCTCACAGTCCTGAAAGCATGGAAGTGTGTGCAAGGTGGTTTTCTCTGGCCATTAAAGAGTACAACCCAGACCAAACCTTGTTTCATCAGCAACTGGATAATTCTAAATTCTCACATGAAGTAGTGAAGACGCACAATGGAGAAAGAGTATCCCAGGGAAAATCCACTCCG ATATTGCTGTTCAATTGTTTGACTGTTAGGGATCCGCAGTTGCTTCTTCCTCACTTAATGAAAACGTGTGCTGATAACG GTGTCTACTTCAAGAAGGCGCTTTTTGTACCAAGTTTGTCTGTGTTTAATAAAGTTGGACCCCAGGCTTTTACTCTCTCTGATCCCAAAGTTGATCTGTCATGGCAGTTCAATCTTCAAAGAGTGTGGGAAAATCTCATGCAAAGCAGCAAAG GTAAAAACACCGACATTGTTTCTGAAGAACTAAAAGATGACATGGAAACGAGTGCCAGTAACTGTGAACACAGCGCAGTGTTTCCGTCACTGCCATTGGCAATCAAATGGCTTAGGGACAGAGTGCAACAGAATCAGTCACTTCGTTTACAG GTCCTTGTAACTGGCTCTTTACATCTTGTTGGGGATGTGTTGAACTTAGTCAAGAAGTGA
- the LOC106763072 gene encoding histone acetyltransferase type B catalytic subunit translates to MGQKQRGSSDDNEVKKRRRVGFSVIDDGVEAKDCITIYLVSSKEEFDAPESFVIHPVDLNNFFNDDGKIYGYEGLKITIWVSSISFYSYADIAFLSSSDRGKGITDLKSALQTIFAETLVDSKDEFLQKFMVDNDFLRTNISEGEVLKHKAFTEKICDSNQHTDSSASNVEVVRLVGGNMATGQLYSHLIPLTLLLVDGSSPIDVTDSQWEMYVVCQKTTDQQGEIQYGLIGFSAVYRFYHYPDDSRLRLSQILVLPRYQHKGYGRFLLEVLYDVAIAENVFDFTVEEPLDHFQHVRTCVDTLRLLRFDPIQNIVTKAVSLLKQGKLSKKTHCPRLLPPLSAVEDVRKSLKINKQQFLQCWEVLIYIGLDPIDKYTENFVSIISNRVKYDILGKDSGTSGKQLFDVPSDDQEMSFVMFRSEANEASNTVQMDDNLANQEEQLQKLVLERVNQIKLIAEKVTQLHLENKGVAVD, encoded by the exons ATGGGGCAGAAACAGCGAGGAAGTTCTGATGACAACGAAGTGAAGAAACGACGACGTGTCGGTTTCTCAGTAATAG ATGATGGAGTTGAGGCCAAAGATTGCATCACAATCTACCTAG TTTCAAGCAAGGAAGAATTTGATGCTCCAGAAAGCTTTGTCATTCATCCTGTTGAtttgaataacttttttaatgatGATGGAAAAATTTATGGCTACGAAGGTTTGAAG ATTACCATCTGGGTTAGCAGCATATCTTTTTATTCATATGCCGATATTGCATTTCTAAGTTCATCTGAT CGAGGCAAAGGTATCACTGATCTAAAATCTGCTCTTCAG ACAATTTTTGCTGAGACTCTTGTTGATAGCAAGGATGAATTCCTTCAAAAATTTATGGTGGATAATGATTTTCTTAG AACAAACATCTCAGAGGGAGAAGTTCTGAAGCACAAAGCTTTCACGGAGAAGATTTGTGATTCTAATCAGCATACAGATTCATCTGCTTCAAATGTTGAG GTTGTCCGTTTGGTGGGAGGAAACATGGCTACTGGGCAACTTTACAGTCATTTAATACCCCTCACACTACTACTTGTTGATG GAAGCAGTCCTATTGATGTTACTGATTCACAGTGGGAGATGTATGTTGTGTGTCAGAAGACAACTGATCAGCAGGGAGAGATCCAATATGGGTTGATTGGTTTTTCTGCTGTTTATCGATTTTATCACTATCCTGATGATTCCAGATTGCGATTAAGTCAG ATACTGGTATTACCTCGGTACCAGCACAAGGGTTATGGTCGATTCCTTCTAGAGGTGCTTTATGATGTTGCAATAGctgaaaatgtttttgatttcaCCGTAGAAGAGCCACTAGATCACTTCCAACATGTCCGCACTTGTGTTGATACCCTTCGCCTTCTTCGTTTTGACCCAATTCAGAATATAGTTACCAAAGCTGTTTCCCTTCTAAAGCAAGGAAAGCTATCAAAGAAAACACATTGTCCTCGACTTTTGCCTCCTCTCAGTGCGGTGGAGGATGTAAGGAAAAGTCTGAAAATTAACAAGCAGCAGTTTCTCCAGTGTTGGGAGGTTTTGATCTACATTGGTCTTGATCCTATTGACAAGTACACGGAGAACTTTGTTAGTATTATTTCCAACCGTGTTAAGTATGATATCTTAGGGAAAGATTCTGGGACATCTGGGAAGCAACTTTTTGATGTACCAAGTGATGATCAGGAGATGTCATTTGTCATGTTCAGGTCAGAGGCCAACGAAGCTAGTAATACTGTGCAAATGGATGACAATCTGGCTAATCAAGAAGAGCAACTCCAGAAGTTAGTTCTGGAAAGGGTGAACCAAATTAAGTTGATTGCTGAAAAGGTGACCCAGCTGCATCTTGAGAACAAAGGCGTGGCTGTTGATTAA